CAATGTCGTCGGCTTCGCGAATATCCTCGAGGCCTGCCGGCACGGCGGCGTGAAGCATCTGGTCTATGCCTCCTCGAGTTCGGTGTACGGAGCCAACCGGGAAATGCCCTTTTCGGTGCATCACAACGTCGACCATCCGGTTTCGCTGTATGCCGCCACTAAAAAAGCAAACGAACTGATGGCGCATTCCTACAGCCACCTTTACGGTCTGCCCTGCACCGGCCTGCGTTTTTTCACCGTCTACGGCCCCTGGGGGCGTCCTGACATGGCCTATTTTTCGTTTACCCGCTCCATACTGGCGCAAAAGACCATCCGGATCTTCAATCACGGTAAGATGCAGCGCGATTTTACCTACATAGACGATATTGTCGAAGGTGTGGTGCGGGTGATGCGCAGGCTTCCACAGCCCGATCCGTCCTGGAGCGGCCGGCACCCGGACCCGGGGACTTCCTATGCCCCTTTCAAGATTTACAATATCGGCAACCATCGTCCCGTAGCGTTGATGGATTTCGTGTCGGCCATCGAAGCGGCGTTGGGGACCGAGGCGAAAAAGGAGTTTGCGGAGATGCAGCCCGGGGATGTTCAGGATACCTACGCGGACGTGGAAGACCTTGCGCGTGACGTGGATTTCACGCCCCGGACGCCGCTTTCAAAGGGCATCGAGCGGTTTGTGGAGTGGTATCGCGACTACTATGGCGTTTGAGGTTTCAGGTGACTACGTGTTCGTCCATTACAAGTTCAAATGACGACAACACACGCACATCTCTCAGCAAGCCGTCGTTAACGTCCCGCGCAGCAAGGGGATAACGGCCATTTCGCGAAG
This region of Deltaproteobacteria bacterium genomic DNA includes:
- a CDS encoding NAD-dependent epimerase, which codes for MNTVAFNRVLVTGAAGFIGYHLSRRLLDDGCAVTGIDNLNDYYEVTLKESRLARLKEESRFAFVRDDLSDRDAVSRLFEKHTFDVVVNLAAQPGVRYSLVNPRAYIDANVVGFANILEACRHGGVKHLVYASSSSVYGANREMPFSVHHNVDHPVSLYAATKKANELMAHSYSHLYGLPCTGLRFFTVYGPWGRPDMAYFSFTRSILAQKTIRIFNHGKMQRDFTYIDDIVEGVVRVMRRLPQPDPSWSGRHPDPGTSYAPFKIYNIGNHRPVALMDFVSAIEAALGTEAKKEFAEMQPGDVQDTYADVEDLARDVDFTPRTPLSKGIERFVEWYRDYYGV